In one window of Streptomyces kaniharaensis DNA:
- a CDS encoding DUF4145 domain-containing protein, producing the protein MKIASAVLWADPSSAANRLRSAAEALMDDQGIMRKGLDRKGKTTDLNLHSRIELFQKAKPNLKEVGDLLLAVKFIGNVGSHESILDMHSVLDGVEIFDQALTLLYDNSSRAILDKAAMITARKGKPVDVLTEVPEQWNF; encoded by the coding sequence GTGAAGATCGCTTCGGCAGTGCTGTGGGCCGACCCAAGCTCAGCGGCTAACAGGCTGAGGTCGGCCGCAGAGGCCCTAATGGACGATCAGGGGATCATGCGCAAGGGCCTCGACAGGAAGGGCAAGACAACCGACTTGAACCTTCACAGCCGAATCGAGCTCTTCCAAAAGGCAAAGCCGAACCTCAAGGAGGTCGGAGACCTTCTGCTGGCTGTCAAATTCATCGGCAATGTAGGCAGCCATGAGAGCATCCTGGACATGCATAGCGTCCTGGACGGGGTTGAGATTTTCGATCAGGCACTCACCTTGCTCTACGATAACTCCAGCCGGGCAATTCTAGATAAGGCCGCCATGATTACGGCAAGGAAGGGAAAGCCTGTCGATGTTCTGACCGAGGTTCCGGAGCAATGGAACTTCTAG
- a CDS encoding SpoIIE family protein phosphatase encodes MPEHPTSDRAARVDETAVLREAVDRLRAEAEGLRRAMRTRGVIEQAKGMLTERLGCTPDEAFGHLVRLSQDTNRRLADIAAGLVGLAVPIEDTAGDQEVPPRAVEQTRPAPHPPTPAPPGSAPLTPVPGLAARYHLAASALASADTPEELARLLHEVAMAPLGVVAVVLGLLEPDGALVLVGSHGVESRRISQWQRIPPEVGVPLVTAAHGGGLVWEFDPDDVGGRPPETGRIVPGRIACAVPLRRGDRIIGAMSLGWGGPADRARAATRYLDALAGLVAAHLLRVTAADSTEPGLVVPGGEYWFRDVLDAMFEPVLVLSSVREGVSAGAITDLRVGYANARAAAGPTVGRRLSELFPGLVATGAFAGILDAVATGVRYEGWAEDFTGAGSAVIFSVRAVPFLDGVLLTWRPRNGAAERAARLGEVQRLAGVGSFQWTAGSRGVELSDEALRLLGLDSGRTSPVTSAEALACVSPPDRAAVRLFAGRLLGGRRSAALDFDVGPADSSARTVRITAETVVDPGTGRLRAVRGVLQDVTEWHRTEQVMAGMRARLAEQRRRAAAEHRTTRTLQTALMAAPSEPEPSRSGLDHAARYLPAADRPRVGGDWYDLAELPDDRVLLAVGDVSGHGLTAAVGMSELRHALRGLCYTGEGPAGMLGRLNAMLCHQGSHRIASVLCGLFDPAARALTWSAAGHLPPAVMRDGAAALTEGPTGSVLGALPETRFRDTVLPLGPGDTVLLWTDGLLNRRGGTGRPDHLLRAAEECAASDLADCLDHIATRLGGPNPADDSCLLAVRLRPGR; translated from the coding sequence GTGCCTGAGCACCCGACCTCCGACCGCGCTGCCCGCGTCGACGAGACGGCCGTACTGCGGGAGGCCGTGGACCGGCTGCGCGCCGAGGCGGAGGGGCTGCGCCGGGCGATGCGGACCCGGGGCGTCATCGAACAGGCGAAGGGCATGCTCACCGAGCGGCTCGGCTGCACGCCGGACGAGGCCTTCGGCCACCTGGTGCGGCTCTCTCAGGACACCAACCGCCGACTCGCGGACATCGCGGCCGGGCTGGTGGGCCTCGCGGTGCCGATCGAGGACACCGCGGGCGACCAGGAGGTTCCGCCCCGCGCCGTCGAGCAGACCCGCCCGGCGCCGCATCCGCCCACCCCGGCGCCGCCGGGTTCGGCGCCCCTCACCCCGGTCCCCGGCCTGGCTGCCCGCTATCACCTGGCCGCCTCGGCCCTGGCCAGCGCCGACACGCCCGAGGAACTGGCCCGGCTGCTGCACGAGGTGGCGATGGCGCCACTCGGCGTCGTCGCCGTGGTGCTGGGCCTGCTGGAACCCGACGGCGCCCTCGTGCTGGTCGGCAGCCACGGGGTGGAGTCCCGCCGGATCAGCCAGTGGCAGCGCATTCCGCCGGAGGTCGGGGTGCCGCTGGTGACGGCGGCGCATGGCGGCGGCCTGGTCTGGGAGTTCGACCCCGACGACGTCGGCGGCCGGCCGCCCGAGACCGGCCGGATCGTCCCCGGCCGGATCGCCTGCGCCGTGCCGCTGCGCCGCGGCGACCGGATCATCGGGGCGATGAGCCTCGGCTGGGGCGGCCCGGCCGACCGGGCCCGCGCGGCCACCCGCTACCTGGACGCGCTGGCCGGCCTCGTGGCGGCACACCTGCTGCGGGTCACCGCCGCCGACAGCACCGAGCCGGGGCTGGTGGTGCCGGGCGGCGAGTACTGGTTCCGGGACGTCCTGGACGCGATGTTCGAGCCGGTGCTCGTGCTCTCCTCGGTCCGCGAGGGCGTCAGCGCCGGCGCGATCACCGACCTGCGGGTCGGCTACGCGAACGCCAGGGCCGCTGCGGGCCCGACGGTCGGCCGTCGGCTCAGCGAGCTCTTCCCCGGGCTGGTCGCGACCGGCGCCTTCGCCGGGATCCTGGACGCGGTGGCCACCGGCGTCCGGTACGAGGGCTGGGCCGAGGACTTCACGGGCGCGGGGAGCGCCGTGATCTTCTCGGTGCGGGCGGTGCCCTTCCTCGACGGCGTGCTGCTCACCTGGCGGCCCCGGAACGGCGCCGCGGAGCGTGCGGCCCGGCTCGGCGAGGTGCAGCGGCTGGCGGGCGTCGGCAGCTTCCAGTGGACTGCCGGGTCGCGGGGCGTCGAGCTGTCGGACGAGGCGCTCCGGCTGCTCGGTCTGGATTCCGGACGCACGAGCCCGGTCACCTCGGCCGAGGCGCTGGCGTGCGTGAGCCCGCCGGACCGCGCCGCCGTCCGGCTGTTCGCCGGTCGGCTGCTGGGCGGGCGGCGATCGGCGGCCCTGGACTTCGACGTCGGGCCGGCGGACTCGAGCGCCCGCACCGTGCGGATCACCGCGGAGACGGTCGTCGATCCGGGCACCGGCCGCCTGCGCGCCGTGCGGGGCGTCCTCCAGGACGTCACGGAGTGGCACCGCACCGAGCAGGTCATGGCCGGGATGCGGGCCCGGCTCGCCGAGCAGCGGCGCCGGGCCGCCGCCGAACACCGCACGACGCGGACCCTGCAGACGGCCCTCATGGCCGCGCCGAGCGAGCCGGAGCCGTCCCGCTCCGGTCTGGACCACGCCGCACGCTACCTGCCCGCCGCGGACCGCCCCCGGGTGGGCGGCGACTGGTACGACCTCGCCGAGCTGCCGGACGACCGGGTCCTGCTCGCCGTGGGGGACGTCAGCGGCCACGGTCTCACCGCCGCGGTGGGCATGTCGGAACTGCGGCACGCCCTGCGTGGCCTCTGCTACACGGGCGAGGGCCCGGCCGGAATGCTCGGACGGCTCAACGCCATGCTCTGCCACCAGGGCAGCCACCGGATCGCCAGCGTGCTGTGCGGCCTGTTCGACCCCGCCGCCCGGGCGCTCACCTGGAGCGCGGCCGGGCACCTGCCACCGGCCGTGATGCGGGACGGCGCCGCTGCCCTCACCGAGGGGCCGACCGGCAGCGTCCTCGGAGCGCTGCCGGAGACCCGCTTCCGCGACACCGTGCTGCCACTGGGGCCCGGCGACACCGTGCTGCTCTGGACGGACGGCCTGCTGAACCGCCGCGGAGGCACCGGCCGTCCGGACCACCTCCTGCGCGCGGCCGAGGAATGCGCCGCATCCGATCTGGCGGACTGCCTCGACCACATCGCCACCCGCCTCGGCGGGCCCAACCCCGCCGACGACAGCTGCCTGCTCGCCGTACGGCTGCGCCCCGGGCGTTAG
- a CDS encoding Hsp20/alpha crystallin family protein, which produces MPADIMRRMPMSPWRSDLSELFEGFPFGARAGQHMIRIEEYEKDGAYVVQAELPGVDPDEDVEITVRDHTLTIRAQRSEEKKDKQHSEFHYGTFVRTIGLPAEAKEEDISATYDKGVLTVTVPMDTERPAARRIKINR; this is translated from the coding sequence ATGCCTGCCGACATCATGCGACGGATGCCCATGTCCCCCTGGCGGTCGGACTTGTCCGAGCTGTTCGAAGGCTTCCCCTTCGGCGCGCGCGCCGGGCAGCACATGATCCGGATCGAGGAGTACGAGAAGGACGGTGCGTACGTCGTCCAGGCCGAGCTGCCTGGCGTCGATCCCGACGAGGACGTCGAGATCACCGTCCGGGACCACACCCTCACCATCCGGGCTCAGCGCAGCGAGGAGAAGAAGGACAAGCAGCACAGCGAGTTCCACTACGGCACGTTCGTCCGCACCATCGGCCTGCCGGCCGAGGCCAAGGAAGAGGACATCAGCGCGACCTACGACAAGGGCGTGCTCACCGTGACGGTGCCCATGGACACCGAACGGCCGGCTGCCCGCCGCATCAAGATCAACCGCTGA
- a CDS encoding YihY/virulence factor BrkB family protein: MNRVERTLRSLDRFQQRHTPTAVVFGVVKKYGDDRGGLLAALICYYGFLALIPLLLLLSTALGFVLHGRPGAQRAVLDSALADFPIIGDQLRQNVHSLQGNGLAVAIGALGLLYGALGIAQVLQHAMAEIWNVPGVRRPGYWPRLVRSLLLLAVLGTGLLLATATASLVATSLTGLPARIGGLLVSAMLNTALCLGCFRVLTPGGIPTRALWPGCLLAGPLFTLLQAFGSVLVTHELRHAGQVYGFFATVIGLLFWLYLAAQITVYAAEANVVLARHLWPRSLRQPPLTDADEQVLESVARQEERRPEEQVEVAFTDGDTAPPDQAEQAEQAEQADGGKTDRRSGPEP, translated from the coding sequence ATGAACCGGGTCGAACGAACCCTGCGCTCGCTGGACCGCTTCCAGCAGCGCCACACGCCGACGGCCGTGGTCTTCGGTGTGGTCAAGAAGTACGGCGACGACCGCGGCGGACTGCTCGCCGCTCTCATCTGCTACTACGGGTTCCTCGCGCTCATCCCGTTGCTGCTCCTGCTCAGCACCGCGCTCGGCTTCGTCCTGCACGGCCGCCCCGGCGCGCAGCGGGCCGTGCTCGATTCCGCACTCGCCGACTTCCCGATCATCGGCGACCAGCTCCGCCAGAACGTCCACTCCCTGCAGGGCAACGGCCTCGCCGTGGCCATCGGCGCGCTCGGCCTCCTCTACGGGGCGCTCGGCATCGCCCAGGTGCTCCAGCACGCCATGGCGGAGATCTGGAACGTCCCGGGCGTTCGGCGGCCGGGCTACTGGCCGCGCCTGGTCCGCAGCCTCCTGCTGCTGGCCGTTCTCGGCACCGGGCTGCTGCTGGCCACCGCAACGGCCTCGCTCGTGGCCACGTCGCTGACCGGACTGCCCGCCCGCATCGGCGGCCTGCTCGTCTCCGCGATGCTCAACACCGCCCTGTGCCTGGGTTGCTTCCGCGTGCTCACACCCGGCGGGATCCCGACCCGCGCCCTGTGGCCCGGCTGCCTGCTCGCGGGACCGCTCTTCACCCTCCTCCAGGCGTTCGGATCCGTCCTGGTCACCCACGAACTGCGCCACGCCGGTCAGGTCTACGGCTTCTTCGCCACGGTCATCGGCCTGCTGTTCTGGCTCTACCTGGCCGCGCAGATCACGGTGTACGCCGCCGAGGCCAACGTCGTGCTCGCCCGGCACCTGTGGCCGCGCAGCCTGCGCCAGCCGCCGCTCACCGACGCCGACGAGCAGGTCCTGGAGTCGGTCGCGCGGCAGGAGGAACGCCGGCCCGAGGAGCAGGTCGAAGTCGCGTTCACGGACGGCGACACGGCTCCGCCCGACCAAGCCGAACAGGCCGAACAGGCCGAACAGGCCGACGGTGGCAAGACCGACCGCCGCTCCGGCCCGGAGCCGTGA
- a CDS encoding HemK2/MTQ2 family protein methyltransferase, with protein sequence MLLIRPPGVYAPQGDTHLLVSCVCREPLHASSRVLDLCTGTGAVALAASGKGAQVTAVDLSARAVATAWLNARLHHRRIRLRRGDLLAPVAGQRFDLITANPPYVPAGTGTSAPGCGAALAWDGGPDGRLLLDRICRTAPRLLARGGVLLVVQSSLANVPATLTTLRAAGLRTTVVARRRQAFGPVMTARATLFERLRLIAPGEREEELVVVRGVRER encoded by the coding sequence ATGCTGCTGATCAGACCGCCGGGCGTGTACGCGCCGCAGGGCGACACCCACTTGCTGGTCTCCTGTGTGTGCCGCGAGCCGCTGCACGCCTCCAGCCGCGTGCTGGACCTCTGCACCGGGACGGGCGCCGTCGCGCTCGCGGCCTCGGGGAAGGGGGCACAGGTCACGGCGGTGGACCTGTCCGCCCGAGCGGTCGCCACGGCCTGGCTCAACGCCAGGCTCCACCACCGCCGGATCCGGCTGCGCCGGGGCGACCTGCTGGCTCCGGTGGCCGGGCAGCGCTTCGACCTGATCACCGCCAATCCGCCGTACGTCCCGGCCGGGACCGGCACGAGCGCGCCGGGCTGCGGCGCCGCACTGGCCTGGGACGGCGGACCGGACGGGCGGCTGCTCCTGGACCGGATCTGCCGGACGGCCCCTCGCCTGCTGGCCCGCGGCGGCGTGCTGCTTGTCGTGCAGTCCTCGCTCGCGAACGTGCCGGCCACACTCACGACGCTGCGTGCCGCCGGACTGCGAACGACGGTGGTGGCCCGCAGACGGCAGGCCTTCGGGCCGGTGATGACGGCGCGTGCCACGCTGTTCGAACGCTTGCGGCTGATCGCGCCGGGCGAGCGCGAGGAGGAGCTGGTGGTGGTGCGCGGTGTCCGGGAACGCTGA
- a CDS encoding STAS domain-containing protein — protein sequence MKDFPQVNGWTVIALSGDLDDFAAHDVRRLLDALVDGGEARVVVDLAAVGFVDSTGLNALLSAARRARDGRGAVRLAGAVPRVRDVVELSGVSAVLPLYPDVAAACA from the coding sequence ATGAAGGACTTCCCGCAGGTCAACGGCTGGACGGTGATCGCGCTCAGCGGGGACCTCGACGACTTCGCGGCGCACGACGTCCGGCGGCTGCTCGACGCCCTGGTGGACGGTGGAGAGGCCCGCGTGGTCGTCGATCTCGCCGCCGTCGGCTTCGTGGACTCCACCGGCCTCAACGCGCTGCTGAGCGCGGCCAGGCGGGCGCGCGACGGGCGGGGTGCGGTGCGGCTGGCCGGTGCCGTGCCGAGGGTCCGGGACGTGGTGGAGCTCAGCGGCGTGTCGGCGGTGCTGCCGCTCTACCCGGATGTGGCGGCGGCCTGTGCCTGA
- a CDS encoding CDGSH iron-sulfur domain-containing protein — MSGNADRAATRIVVVPGGPLLIEGPVEIVLPDGTVRVCERPVVALCACRRSRRYPFCDTSHRRRGRPGGDSGTAVRQG, encoded by the coding sequence GTGTCCGGGAACGCTGACCGGGCCGCGACCCGGATCGTCGTCGTCCCGGGCGGTCCCCTGCTGATCGAGGGTCCTGTCGAGATCGTTCTGCCGGACGGCACGGTCCGGGTCTGCGAACGCCCGGTGGTGGCGCTGTGCGCCTGCCGCCGCAGCCGTCGCTACCCGTTCTGCGACACCAGCCACCGGCGGCGCGGCCGTCCGGGCGGCGACTCAGGGACGGCCGTCCGGCAGGGGTGA
- a CDS encoding tyrosine-type recombinase/integrase: protein MADMGSPERDLKRLVVPDLGRLFETGDPWEPYWVLGRDGGRIEPVTAYFKDLQAAGSPATTLRSYGMDLLRWWRFLWAIEIEWDRAVREDARDFALWMQLADKPKRVHWRHRGKDPSQIQSPTTKLRIPSPGAPNPVTGKPTIGTKYAARTRAHCETVVRGFYDFHLERNTGSLLVNPFPLARRRGTYRPNAHHNPEHDHRRERTGRYRPKIPEGAPRRIPDEKYTEIFAGLRSDRDRALLAFWVASGARAEELLSSRQDDASVGQQVIGVIRKGTRAHQQLPASPDAFVWLRLYQEEAWRKGVPRGRNQPLWWTLRRPWRPLNYHAARAMFGRANELLGANWTLHDLRHTASFRMANDPEMSLLYVKEILGHRQLSTTQRYLLPALDEVIAAGLAHLARRRQLQENPPPAPSPPAYNPGALDILFGGPLT, encoded by the coding sequence ATGGCTGACATGGGGAGTCCCGAGAGGGATCTGAAACGGCTTGTGGTGCCCGATTTGGGGCGGTTATTTGAGACGGGTGATCCTTGGGAGCCCTACTGGGTGCTGGGTCGTGACGGGGGTCGCATCGAGCCCGTCACGGCGTACTTCAAGGACCTTCAGGCGGCTGGGAGCCCAGCAACGACCTTGCGCTCGTACGGAATGGACCTGCTGCGCTGGTGGCGATTCCTGTGGGCGATCGAGATCGAGTGGGACCGGGCGGTCCGCGAAGATGCCCGTGACTTCGCGCTGTGGATGCAGCTTGCGGACAAACCCAAACGGGTTCACTGGCGACACCGCGGCAAGGACCCATCTCAAATCCAGTCGCCAACAACGAAGTTGAGGATTCCTTCGCCCGGAGCGCCGAACCCGGTGACCGGCAAGCCGACCATCGGCACGAAGTACGCGGCCCGCACCCGAGCCCATTGCGAGACGGTCGTACGAGGCTTCTACGACTTCCACCTTGAACGCAACACCGGATCCCTCCTGGTCAACCCATTCCCTCTGGCCCGCCGGCGAGGCACGTACCGCCCGAACGCGCACCACAACCCGGAGCATGACCATCGGCGCGAGCGAACCGGGCGATACCGGCCGAAGATCCCTGAGGGGGCACCGCGGCGGATTCCGGACGAGAAGTACACCGAGATCTTCGCCGGCCTGCGCTCTGACCGTGACCGAGCGTTGCTGGCCTTCTGGGTCGCCTCTGGCGCCCGCGCCGAGGAACTCCTCAGCTCCCGCCAGGACGACGCGTCAGTGGGCCAGCAGGTCATCGGCGTGATTCGCAAGGGAACTCGCGCCCATCAGCAACTGCCAGCCTCGCCTGACGCATTCGTGTGGCTGCGGCTCTACCAGGAGGAGGCCTGGCGCAAGGGGGTTCCCCGAGGCCGCAATCAGCCCCTGTGGTGGACGCTTCGGCGCCCCTGGCGGCCTCTGAACTACCACGCGGCCCGCGCCATGTTCGGGCGCGCCAACGAGCTCCTGGGCGCCAACTGGACCCTCCACGACCTCCGGCACACCGCGTCATTCCGCATGGCCAACGACCCCGAGATGTCGCTGCTCTACGTCAAGGAAATCCTCGGACACCGCCAGCTCTCGACTACTCAGCGTTACCTATTGCCCGCCTTGGACGAGGTGATCGCAGCCGGACTTGCCCACCTGGCCCGCCGGCGGCAGCTCCAGGAGAACCCACCGCCAGCCCCGTCGCCCCCGGCCTACAACCCTGGCGCCCTCGACATCCTGTTCGGAGGTCCGCTCACGTGA
- a CDS encoding DUF488 domain-containing protein codes for MAAQITYRRVYEESSPQDGQRVLVDRVWPRGLRKEDAHLDEWLRDVAPSTELRRWYSHEPSRFTEFRRRYRAELRDAAHHEAAGHLRDLASHDRLTLLTATKDVDHSQAAVLAEWLTGKKQ; via the coding sequence ATGGCCGCACAGATCACCTACCGGCGAGTCTACGAAGAGTCGTCGCCGCAGGACGGGCAGAGGGTGCTCGTCGACCGGGTCTGGCCTCGCGGCCTGCGCAAGGAGGACGCACACCTGGACGAGTGGCTTCGAGACGTCGCCCCGTCGACCGAACTGCGCCGCTGGTACAGCCACGAGCCGAGCCGCTTCACCGAGTTCCGCCGCCGCTACCGCGCCGAGCTGCGGGACGCCGCACACCACGAGGCCGCCGGGCACCTGCGCGACCTCGCCTCCCACGACAGGCTCACGCTCCTGACCGCCACCAAGGACGTCGACCACAGCCAGGCCGCCGTACTCGCCGAGTGGCTGACCGGGAAGAAGCAGTGA
- a CDS encoding tyrosine-type recombinase/integrase translates to MTTLVSMPAPPVPATHRGGEAAALLQSFPPRTPSISWPQTEASREEVVDRLRKPPLRPARKEAHIQRMVGVHLLLGWLESLPGTTWQQRWNASPASVSYDGWREPVFAWAAAHGRPPGRAWSDAGLLALICADVIRPSMQWLAGNPSRHLRPALAATRDPGGFARLESDIPAHERATPNGSRAMKYIAQIVAACGGVDDIVVGDLLAHPKLQERSHGGSGPVRLAYTWLRNRGQFPPTAPVTLHSMTARTGPISPAGLIDRYRMRCRPIRDLLVDYLTERQPSVDFTTLNTIASHLGGLFWADLEHHHPDLDTLRLPTEISDAWKARVAVKTVRRRDPNGTIQTVTEPRRSAPGVKSTVRSFYLDLAQWALEEPERWGQWAAPCPISEAECGTKKLEQRQKSWSDQRTRERLPVLPVLVRTAERRLREARALLDSVDAVPPGSTITVDGKHYTLPKASYRVGGPAYIYDTNGVRRSPRTEEKHAFFAWATIEILRHTGIRIEELQELSHHSIIRYKLPTTGEVVPLLQIAPSKTDKERLLLVSPELADVLSAIVSRVRQADGAIPPIATYDGQERVWNAPMPVLYQWAVSGERRPISSNTIRRALNATLEASGLVDKHGKPLHFEPHDFRRIFITDAILNGLPPHIAQVIAGHESLNTTMGYAAIYPADAIEAHRAFIARRRQARPVEEYRVVTPEEWDEFLGHFERRKLALGECGRAYGTDCIHEHACVRCPVLIVSHSERSRLEEIEINLSDRISEAEREGWLGEVEGLRVSLVALQEKLAQLDARQQRRGSPVFLGVPTFDQLPGRATI, encoded by the coding sequence GTGACGACGCTGGTCAGCATGCCCGCGCCGCCCGTCCCTGCCACGCACCGGGGAGGAGAAGCAGCAGCCCTGCTGCAGTCCTTTCCGCCTCGGACTCCGTCGATCTCGTGGCCACAGACCGAGGCGTCCCGCGAGGAGGTCGTCGACCGGCTGCGGAAACCACCCCTGCGGCCCGCGCGAAAGGAAGCGCACATCCAGAGGATGGTCGGCGTTCACCTGCTGCTGGGATGGCTGGAGAGCCTCCCAGGCACCACCTGGCAGCAGCGGTGGAACGCCAGCCCCGCCTCCGTCTCCTACGACGGCTGGCGGGAGCCGGTCTTCGCATGGGCCGCCGCCCACGGCCGACCCCCGGGCCGAGCCTGGAGTGATGCAGGCCTCCTGGCCCTGATCTGCGCGGACGTCATCCGCCCGAGCATGCAGTGGCTTGCCGGCAACCCGTCGCGACATCTGCGTCCGGCCCTCGCTGCCACCCGCGATCCAGGGGGCTTCGCCCGCCTGGAGTCCGACATCCCTGCGCACGAACGTGCGACCCCAAACGGCTCTCGGGCGATGAAGTACATCGCCCAGATCGTCGCCGCCTGCGGCGGCGTCGACGACATCGTCGTAGGCGATCTACTCGCGCACCCCAAGCTCCAGGAACGAAGTCACGGTGGCTCCGGGCCAGTTCGGCTTGCCTACACCTGGCTGCGAAACCGCGGCCAGTTCCCTCCCACCGCTCCCGTCACTCTCCACAGCATGACCGCCCGCACCGGGCCGATCAGCCCGGCCGGACTGATCGACCGCTATCGGATGCGATGCCGCCCCATTCGCGACCTTCTGGTCGACTACCTCACCGAACGTCAACCATCCGTCGACTTCACCACGTTGAACACGATCGCTTCGCACCTGGGCGGCCTTTTCTGGGCGGACTTGGAACACCACCACCCTGACCTCGACACCCTTCGACTCCCGACCGAGATCAGCGACGCTTGGAAGGCACGTGTCGCGGTGAAGACCGTCCGCCGGCGGGACCCTAACGGCACCATCCAGACAGTGACAGAGCCCCGTCGAAGTGCACCGGGGGTGAAGTCGACAGTGCGGTCCTTCTACCTCGACCTCGCGCAATGGGCTCTTGAGGAGCCCGAACGATGGGGGCAGTGGGCGGCACCCTGCCCGATCAGCGAAGCCGAGTGTGGGACGAAGAAGCTCGAACAGCGGCAGAAGTCATGGTCAGACCAGCGCACCCGCGAACGCCTGCCCGTGCTCCCTGTGCTCGTCCGCACAGCCGAACGCCGGCTCCGAGAGGCCCGAGCGCTCCTCGACTCCGTCGACGCAGTTCCTCCCGGCTCCACCATCACGGTCGACGGCAAGCACTACACCCTCCCGAAGGCCTCCTATCGAGTCGGAGGGCCGGCCTACATCTACGACACGAACGGAGTCCGACGCAGCCCCCGCACAGAAGAAAAGCATGCCTTCTTCGCATGGGCCACCATCGAAATTCTCCGCCATACGGGCATCAGGATCGAAGAGCTGCAGGAACTCAGCCACCACAGCATCATCCGCTACAAGCTTCCCACCACCGGCGAAGTCGTACCTCTCCTGCAGATCGCCCCTTCCAAGACCGATAAGGAGAGGCTCCTGCTCGTCAGCCCCGAACTCGCCGACGTGCTCAGTGCAATCGTAAGTCGCGTCAGGCAGGCGGACGGAGCAATTCCCCCTATCGCGACCTACGACGGGCAGGAGCGAGTCTGGAATGCTCCAATGCCGGTTCTCTACCAATGGGCCGTCAGCGGCGAGCGCCGTCCAATCTCCAGTAACACCATTCGGCGGGCCCTGAATGCGACACTCGAAGCCTCAGGGCTTGTCGACAAGCACGGCAAGCCGTTGCACTTTGAGCCGCACGACTTCCGGAGAATCTTTATCACCGACGCCATCCTCAACGGCCTTCCCCCGCACATCGCCCAGGTCATCGCAGGCCACGAAAGCCTCAACACCACAATGGGATACGCAGCGATCTACCCAGCTGATGCCATTGAAGCTCACCGGGCCTTCATCGCCCGACGTCGGCAGGCCCGACCTGTCGAAGAGTATCGGGTCGTCACGCCGGAAGAATGGGACGAGTTCCTTGGCCACTTTGAGCGCAGAAAGCTCGCTCTCGGAGAGTGCGGGCGAGCATACGGGACGGACTGCATTCATGAGCATGCTTGCGTCCGATGCCCCGTACTCATTGTGAGCCATTCCGAAAGGAGCAGGCTTGAAGAAATCGAGATTAACCTGAGCGATCGGATTTCCGAAGCTGAGCGCGAAGGGTGGCTCGGCGAGGTCGAAGGTCTCCGGGTGAGCCTGGTCGCCCTACAGGAGAAGCTAGCGCAGCTTGACGCACGTCAGCAGCGCAGAGGCTCTCCTGTGTTCCTGGGAGTCCCCACGTTCGACCAGCTTCCGGGGCGTGCAACCATCTAG
- a CDS encoding iron-containing redox enzyme family protein, whose protein sequence is MSGLFGPRGPLSEAVLGLVTAGPPGAGRLLAPPGPFTDPWGEDHQLALYLCYELHDRGLPGVHPGWEWEPELLALRRALERSFLAAVRAEAEPVRPLSDALGRLLVEPSEGTGPSHFLLAEGERRHAREYLVHRSVYHLKEADPQVWVLPRIHGPAQAVLMAIAYDEYGAGRPERAHALLFARMMAAFGLDPGYGHYLDLVPAPSLAAVNLMMLFGLHRALRGAAVGQFATIEVTSSPGAARLADALERLGGGPDGTLFYREHVEADAVHEQLVRRGVIEELVAAEPELEPDIAFGVAAAEVVDGRFADHLLGHWRAGRTSLRSPLPDGRP, encoded by the coding sequence ATGAGCGGCCTGTTCGGCCCGCGCGGGCCGCTGTCGGAGGCGGTCCTGGGCCTGGTGACGGCCGGACCGCCCGGCGCCGGACGGCTGCTCGCACCGCCCGGCCCCTTCACCGATCCGTGGGGCGAGGACCACCAGCTCGCGCTGTACCTCTGCTACGAACTCCACGACCGGGGCCTGCCGGGTGTCCACCCTGGCTGGGAGTGGGAGCCCGAACTGCTGGCCCTGCGGCGCGCGTTGGAGCGCTCCTTCCTTGCCGCGGTGCGCGCCGAGGCGGAGCCCGTGCGGCCGCTGTCCGACGCGCTGGGGCGGCTGTTGGTGGAGCCGTCCGAGGGCACCGGTCCCTCGCACTTCCTGTTGGCCGAGGGCGAGCGCCGGCACGCCCGCGAGTACCTGGTGCACCGCTCGGTCTACCACCTCAAGGAAGCCGACCCGCAGGTGTGGGTGCTGCCGAGGATCCATGGGCCCGCGCAGGCGGTGCTGATGGCGATCGCGTACGACGAGTACGGCGCCGGGCGCCCGGAGCGGGCCCATGCCCTGCTGTTCGCCCGGATGATGGCTGCTTTCGGCCTCGATCCCGGCTACGGGCACTACCTGGACCTGGTTCCCGCGCCGTCCCTGGCTGCGGTCAACCTGATGATGCTCTTCGGCCTGCACCGGGCGCTGCGCGGCGCGGCCGTCGGGCAGTTCGCCACGATCGAGGTCACCTCCTCACCAGGAGCCGCCCGCCTGGCCGACGCGCTGGAGCGGCTGGGCGGCGGGCCCGACGGCACCCTGTTCTACCGCGAACACGTCGAGGCGGACGCCGTCCACGAGCAACTGGTCCGCCGCGGAGTCATCGAGGAACTGGTCGCCGCTGAGCCGGAGTTGGAGCCGGACATCGCCTTCGGCGTGGCCGCCGCCGAGGTGGTGGACGGCCGCTTCGCCGACCACCTGCTCGGCCACTGGCGGGCCGGACGCACGTCCCTGCGCTCACCCCTGCCGGACGGCCGTCCCTGA